CGGCCGGGATACTCGGGCCCATGGCCGACCCGCGCACGCTCGCCCGCGGCGCCACGCTCACCCACGAGCTGGAGGTGCGCCGGTCCCGGTTCATCACGTGGGTGCGCCGGGCCGACGACGAGCCCGCCGCCCGCGCGCTCGTCACCGAGGCGCGCGCCGCCTACCCGGACGCGCGCCACCACTGCTCCGCGTTCGTCGTCCGGGTCCCGGGCGCGAACCTCGTCGAGCGCTCCTCCGACGACGGCGAGCCGGCCGGTACCGCCGGGATGCCCATGCTCGAGGTGCTCCGGGGCAGCGGCCTCGTCGACGTCGCCGCCGTCGTCACGCGCTACTTCGGCGGCGTCAAGCTGGGGACCGGCGGGCTCGTGCGCGCCTACTCCGACGCGGTCCGCGAGGCCCTCGCCGCCGCTCCGGTCGTCGTGCTCGAGCGTTACGGGCTGTGGTCCGTCGACCTGCCGCACGCCGACGCAGGCCGCGTCGAGGCCGAGCTGCGGGGCCAGGGCGTCACCGTCCACCACGTCGCCTACGGCACCCAGGTGCGCCTCACGCTCGCCGCCGCCGACGGCGCCGCCCTGGGCTCGTCCCTCGCGGCGCTCACGGGCGGTGCCGCGACCGTGACGGAGGCCGGTTCCACGGTCGTCGAGCGCCCGGCATGAGCCCGGGCGTCGCACGGGGCCGCGTTCGCCAACATCCACACACCGGGAAGTTGCGCTAGTTGCACTAGAACAATAGTGTTGCCGCATGCTGCTCCGCGTCGATCCCGCCTCACCCCTGCCGCTCTTCGAGCAGCTCGCCACCCAGGTACGTGCCGGCGTCGTCGCCGGCACCCTCACCAGCGGCGAGCGCCTGCCGTCGGCGCGCGACCTCGCCGAGTCGCTCGACATCAACCCGCACACCGTCCTGCACGCCTACCAGCTGCTCCGCGACGAAGGGCTGCTCGAGCTGCGCCGCGGGCGCGGCGCCGTCGTCACCGCGCGGGGCGCCGAGTACTACGCGCCGCTGGTGGGCGCGCTCGAGAACGTCCGACGCGAGGCCGCCGCCCTCGGGCTCCCGCTGTCCGCGGTCGCCGCCATGCTGAGCTCCACGGAGGAGAACCGATGAGCACCACACCCCTTCCCCACCGCCGCCGCGCCTGGCTGCTCGGCGTCGTCGTCCCCGCCGCCATCACCGCGGCGGCGTGGGCCGCCATCGCCGCTCTCGTGCCACGGCTGCCCGACCCGGTCGCCGTCCACTGGGGCCTGGACGGCGTCGACCGCACGGGAACCGTCGGCGA
The sequence above is a segment of the Georgenia faecalis genome. Coding sequences within it:
- a CDS encoding IMPACT family protein, encoding MADPRTLARGATLTHELEVRRSRFITWVRRADDEPAARALVTEARAAYPDARHHCSAFVVRVPGANLVERSSDDGEPAGTAGMPMLEVLRGSGLVDVAAVVTRYFGGVKLGTGGLVRAYSDAVREALAAAPVVVLERYGLWSVDLPHADAGRVEAELRGQGVTVHHVAYGTQVRLTLAAADGAALGSSLAALTGGAATVTEAGSTVVERPA
- a CDS encoding GntR family transcriptional regulator, with the translated sequence MLLRVDPASPLPLFEQLATQVRAGVVAGTLTSGERLPSARDLAESLDINPHTVLHAYQLLRDEGLLELRRGRGAVVTARGAEYYAPLVGALENVRREAAALGLPLSAVAAMLSSTEENR